From a region of the Helianthus annuus cultivar XRQ/B chromosome 5, HanXRQr2.0-SUNRISE, whole genome shotgun sequence genome:
- the LOC110941476 gene encoding uncharacterized protein LOC110941476 isoform X2, translated as MNRGRITASPRPCNRRRVVAKKRRRVVVKKRRRGSGDGFVNSVKKLQRREICAKTDRGFRMFDAQVLNIVSEQGFEDMVVVDTFPVSQLSICSSTISVYFR; from the exons ATGAATAGAGGGAGGATTACGGCGAGTCCACGGCCGTGTAACCGACGGCGAGTGGTGGCGAAGAAGCGGCGGCGAGTGGTGGTGAAGAAGCGGCGCCGTGGTAGTGGTGATGGATTTGTGAATAGTGTTAAGAAGCTGCAGAGGAGGGAGATTTGTGCGAAGACGGATcgagggtttagaatgtttgatgCTCAG GTTTTAAATATTGTCTCCGAGCAGGGGTTCGAAGATATGGTTGTTGTGGATACCTTTCCAGTTTCTCAACTTTCTATTTGTTCCTCAACAATTTCAG TGTATTTTAGATGA
- the LOC110941476 gene encoding uncharacterized protein LOC110941476 isoform X1, with protein sequence MNRGRITASPRPCNRRRVVAKKRRRVVVKKRRRGSGDGFVNSVKKLQRREICAKTDRGFRMFDAQVLNIVSEQGFEDMVVVDTFPVSQLSICSSTISDDFIALVCHIKLTK encoded by the exons ATGAATAGAGGGAGGATTACGGCGAGTCCACGGCCGTGTAACCGACGGCGAGTGGTGGCGAAGAAGCGGCGGCGAGTGGTGGTGAAGAAGCGGCGCCGTGGTAGTGGTGATGGATTTGTGAATAGTGTTAAGAAGCTGCAGAGGAGGGAGATTTGTGCGAAGACGGATcgagggtttagaatgtttgatgCTCAG GTTTTAAATATTGTCTCCGAGCAGGGGTTCGAAGATATGGTTGTTGTGGATACCTTTCCAGTTTCTCAACTTTCTATTTGTTCCTCAACAATTTCAG ATGACTTTATTGCATTGGTGTGTCATATAAAGCTCACAAAGTAG
- the LOC110941476 gene encoding uncharacterized protein LOC110941476 isoform X3 — protein MNRGRITASPRPCNRRRVVAKKRRRVVVKKRRRGSGDGFVNSVKKLQRREICAKTDRGFRMFDAQVLNIVSEQGFEDMVVVDTFPVSQLSICSSTISAC, from the exons ATGAATAGAGGGAGGATTACGGCGAGTCCACGGCCGTGTAACCGACGGCGAGTGGTGGCGAAGAAGCGGCGGCGAGTGGTGGTGAAGAAGCGGCGCCGTGGTAGTGGTGATGGATTTGTGAATAGTGTTAAGAAGCTGCAGAGGAGGGAGATTTGTGCGAAGACGGATcgagggtttagaatgtttgatgCTCAG GTTTTAAATATTGTCTCCGAGCAGGGGTTCGAAGATATGGTTGTTGTGGATACCTTTCCAGTTTCTCAACTTTCTATTTGTTCCTCAACAATTTCAG CATGTTGA
- the LOC110889043 gene encoding O-fucosyltransferase 23, with product MDLKKYLKFFGVRVVSKSFFLIAMVLVIRTLLLPESWGFGGESPPRVRYLEVPQIVWGLNNQKIAFARACLTARLLNRTLLMPSLSATLFYKEIHQLHPISFDKVFQFDKFNSLCKGFVQLGRFSDLQNRSDTLVVQKGSGRKWTVERDLDQLKELNTNEVETIQVVGKNPFLWHDHFPVKDYAKVFECLVLVDEISKEADKVVAKIKELGSESKMMNGYVAVHMRIEKDWMIHCKKREQRSNMSEICSSKYEIMSRVANIPGLKLPTVVYLAVADALVEDGSILNGWREGLVAVEKKKLGVLEIYKKHPYLIQAAIDYEVCSRADVFVGNSYSTFSSLLVLERSAKMARMGVVTACGIGMDVRWPSYAYNLKAMGESGPRPWMTTLTDSTLQAISYGSNNISC from the coding sequence ATGGACTTGAAGAAGTATTTGAAATTCTTTGGGGTGCGTGTAGTCTCAAAGAGCTTCTTCTTGATTGCAATGGTTTTGGTCATCCGTACCCTTTTACTCCCCGAATCATGGGGATTTGGTGGGGAATCTCCCCCCCGAGTGAGGTACCTAGAGGTTCCCCAGATTGTATGGGGATTAAACAACCAAAAGATTGCTTTTGCAAGAGCCTGCCTAACCGCAAGACTTCTCAACAGAACCCTTCTCATGCCTAGCTTAAGTGCAACTTTGTTTTACAAAGAAATCCATCAGTTACACCCCATTTCTTTCGATAAGGTCTTCCAGTTTGACAAATTCAATTCGCTTTGTAAAGGCTTTGTCCAGTTGGGTCGATTTTCAGATCTTCAGAACCGTAGCGACACCCTTGTGGTTCAAAAGGGCAGTGGTAGAAAATGGACCGTCGAGCGAGATCTTGATCAACTCAAGGAATTGAACACTAATGAGGTTGAGACGATTCAAGTGGTTGGAAAGAACCCTTTTCTGTGGCATGATCATTTTCCAGTCAAGGATTATGCCAAGGTGTTTGAGTGCTTGGTTTTAGTAGACGAAATCTCAAAAGAGGCTGATAAAGTTGTCGCTAAGATTAAAGAGTTGGGAAGTGAATCAAAGATGATGAATGGATATGTAGCAGTCCATATGAGGATCGAAAAAGATTGGATGATACACTGCAAGAAGCGAGAACAGAGATCGAATATGTCAGAGATATGTAGTAGTAAATATGAGATCATGAGTAGAGTAGCCAACATCCCGGGCCTGAAATTGCCAACCGTTGTTTACCTTGCTGTAGCTGATGCACTTGTTGAGGATGGCTCGATTCTGAATGGTTGGAGGGAGGGGTTGGTGGCAGTTGAAAAGAAGAAACTGGGTGTGCTCGAGATTTACAAGAAGCATCCATATCTGATTCAGGCTGCAATTGATTATGAAGTTTGCTCAAGGGCGGATGTGTTTGTGGGGAACAGTTATTCGACATTTTCTAGCCTGTTGGTGCTTGAAAGGAGTGCCAAGATGGCGAGAATGGGCGTTGTGACAGCGTGTGGGATCGGGATGGATGTAAGATGGCCATCTTATGCTTATAATCTTAAGGCCATGGGAGAGTCAGGTCCTCGCCCATGGATGACAACTTTAACTGATTCAACTTTACAAGCAATAAGTTACGGATCTAACAACATTTCATGTTGA
- the LOC118492555 gene encoding uncharacterized protein LOC118492555 has translation MTSGHNTATTPSQTVTTSHPPSTTILAVTATPASPAITRSLDLEFEAEAPLGFQGTPAVSYGSLSEHPLSYTSWQLRQVASTAATSTVSAPVSITNAQTIRHNTRPMITSATPGNATQQMNMAQYYQPPLTYSMPPLYSAAFTAALSTPPHQLVVMPTGVMNSPITPGNQSYFPGYYYSPPYSLAPILIACIMHEFGLQEDSFTKDEILYENTRYAFLLIEHVVKVARCN, from the exons ATGACAAGCGGTCACAACACGGCAACAACACCAAGTCAGACAGTGACAACCAGTCATCCGCCATCAACGACAATCCTTGCAGTTACTGCTACTCCGGCATCACCAGCAATAACCAGGTCCCTTGACCTGGAGTTCGAAGCAGAAGCCCCGCTTGGTTTTCAGGGAACTCCGGCCGTCTCCTATGGGTCGTTGTCTGAACACCCTTTATCGTACACTTCATGGCAACTAAGACAGGTGGCTTCGACCGCGGCAACCTCTACCGTTTCTGCTCCAGTATCAATTACAAATGCACAGACCATACGTCACAACACCAGGCCAATGATAACATCCGCGACTCCAGGAAACGCCACCCAGCAGATGAATATGGCCCAGTACTATCAGCCACCTCTCACTTACTCTATGCCGCCATTGTATTCTGCAGCGTTTACGGCGGCACTGTCCACGCCACCCCATCAGCTGGTGGTCATGCCAACCGGAGTTATGAATTCCCCAATCACGCCCGGGAACCAATCTTATTTTCCGGGCTACTACTATTCACCCCCTTACAG CCTTGCACCAATCCTGATTGCCTGTATTATGCACGAGTTCGGATTACAAGAGGATAGCTTCACCAAAGATGAAATACTATATGAAAATACAAGGTATGCTTTTCTGCTTATTGAACATGTAGTCAAAGTTGCAAGGTGCAATTAA